The genomic region CAGGGCTCCAAATGAGCTTTGGCTACTATTTCGGCGTGTTCATGACCAGGACACAGGGCTGTCCCGAGTCACGGTGTCTGCGAAGCTGGCTCGTTCAGACCAGGCTGATTGTTGTTTTTGCCCTATCCACGGGCCTACTTTCGTGCTGCACGATCATTTTTGCATTCCTTTTTGCTACCTGCCCATGTCGAACCAACTGCTAATATTCGAAGCTCTATATACCAACCCACAATCTCTACTCTCGACAGTCTTCCTGACCTGAATGGCACCGTGGGACAGGCCACATAGGGGCTCGGCTTACAGAACGACCTTCAGGCATCCTTACTGCAGTGTCACGACACTGGAGGGCGAACTTCTCGGGGTCGTCGTCATTCAGGTCAGGGCGATTGTTTCTTTTTGTCCTCGTTTGCTCCTTAACCATATCGCCGTGGGCAATGTAGCAGAAGCTATATTTGCCACGCCAAAACCTTCACCCTCGACAGTCGCTCTGGTCTAGATGGTGTAGTCTGACCTCTACCAAGGCAATATCTACCACGTCGTTGCTCGTCAGCGTGAATAACGCTGTGACGCACACGAGAGAGAGAACGACATCATCTGGACCAGGAGGATTGTTTTTTTTGCTCACCCTTTTGCTTTTCCGATCACATGCTCATCGATCAGAACCGAGCTTGATATAGGACCATGGAAGTGATACACCCAGCGATTGTCCTGGGCTCAATGGCGCAGTTAAAAGGCCGAGTGTCTCTTGGCGGAAATGTCCCTGACATCGCTCCCATCACACGGCAAGGTTGTGATCGGGGAGAAGCTCTTGGAGAAGCGATTGGGTCCAGGGCGGTTGCTTTTTTTTTTGCTTCGGTGGCGCCCTTAGGTCATTCGCACGTTAGCATTAGCAGTGGATTCGAGCTGAGTTTAGAATATGTTGTCCGATCTCTTGATCTGTGATCGTCAAGGCCGTTTATAGCTGTACATCATCTCTACTAGGGGTGGGAGTGGCATCTCGCTACTGTTTTGAAAGCAGGTCACCCGCTGTATCATCCACAACCAACGCCGACGCTATGCATTCATAACCCAGATATTGCTTGCCCGAAAGCCTCATCATCAGCTGTTGCATACCTCTTATCCTGTGGCGGTCTTTCTGCGTGCTCCTCTATTCCACGGTGTACTCTCTCCGTGCGATACTCTTACTGCTGCGCACACTGCGCTCCACCCGCACCATCATCCTCATCTTCCCACTCTGCACCCGCCGCTCGAGGATCGTCCGAGCCAGCGCCGAAGCCCTCCAGACTGTCAATAACCTCGAACTGAACTTCGTCGACCATCTCGGGAGTCTCTCCAGGTCCGAACTTGATGCCCTCGGCCTTTGGTAGTACCGCCTTGACAGCATCGACAGCCTTCTGGTCCTTCAGCCATCCATCTTCGGGGAAGTTGATCTTGACGGAGAGGTAAAGGTCTCCTCGTGTATCGGATCGCTTGAGTGGCATTCCCTCCCCGTGCACGATTAGGACTTCGTCGGGTCGTAGGACTTTGCCTTCTGGTTGTTCGACGTGGAGTTGTATGCCGCGGCCATCGAGGTGTTTGAGGACGACTCTGTTGAAGCCAGTCAAGGCCTCTGATAGACTGATATCGAGCTCTGCGTGGAGGTCTGCGCCCGCGCGGTTGAAGACCTTGTGCTGCTCCTCCACCAGCTCGAAGATGATGTCTCCAGGCTCTGAGTCGTCCGGATCCTGATCTGCCTCGCCTGCCAACACAATGTGCTCTCCCTCCCGGCTGCCTCTTGGGACGTAAAGCTCGAGGATCTTCTTCTGCTTGATCGTCCTCTCGCCTTTGCATTTCTTGCACTTATCCTTGTCCTGGTACCAGCTGCCCTTCCCACTACACGTGGTACACGGCACCGTCGCCTGCGTCACCATGCCTGGACCTACTGGCTGCAGTTTTGTAATGCTTCCCCGCCCCTTGCACGTATCACACGTCTTTGGCTTGACCTTCTCACTCTTCCCTCCACTCCCACTGCAATGCGAACAAATCACATTCTTCGTCGACGCAAACTTGGTCGTCTTGCCCTTGTACAGCTCCTCCAGCGTCACCTCATACTGCTGCATTTCACTCTTTCCCttccctctcctcctcctcggCCCTGCGCCTCCACCCATGCCTCCCATCCCAAAAGAATCTCTTCCCATCCCGCCCATTCCTCCTTGGCCAAACATTTGCGCAAGGATGTCGTCAAGGTCAGGGCCTCCTCCGGGAAAGCCGTTCTGGCCTTTCTCGAAGGCGGCCATGCCGTGTTGGTCGTACATGGCGCGCTTTTCATCGTCGATGAGGATTTCGTAGGCTTGGGAGACGGCTTTGAATTTGATGTCGGCTTCTTCGCGTTGGTCTTCGGGAACTTTGTCGGGGTGAGAGGTGAGGGCGGCGCGGTGGTAGGCTTTCTTGACTTCGGCTTTGGTCGAGGTGGATGTGATGCCGAGCACTTCGTAGAGGTCGATTTCTTCTGCCATCGTGAGgttggtggtggtggtgtcGCTCGAGGTTGGTGGTAGATCAGGTAGGTGACGATGTTGTCAAGAAGGTCGCTCCAGTAGTAGGGACCTGACGTCTGGTGTGAAGAGAGCGATTTCGGTAGAGGAAGTGTTTACTTGGGATGATGTATCGTCGTCACTGCAGGTGCTCAGAATGTTTAAAGCCGTGATCATGTCAGCAACGGAGCCATCGCCGGCACGCGTCCGGCATCATTCTTGCCATTCGCAGCATCTGAAGTGAATGCAAATCCTTCATCATCAAAGTCGCACGTGAAAGTCTCATGGTCTTGTCGTCGAGTGTGAGAGCACTCGCAAAGCCGGCTGAAAGCTGGATCTGTGCATCATGCCGCCTCCAACAAGGTCGTGCGGCCACTCGCGCCTATTCTGCATGTCCCGATAGCAGGACCAAGAACGCGTTTGGCCATCATAGATATACGCAAAGTCTTACCAAGAGACATGCATCCACGTCTACTGATGGCTTTGGATCTTCTGGACCGAGGAATGGAAAGCTGCCAGACAGTCCAGCCAGAACCCGATTTGCCCCTTCGCCGACAGGATACATGCATATCGGAGGACTGAGAACAGCACTATTCAGCTACTTGCTTGCAAGACGAACGAAAGGCCAGTTCATTTTGCGAATAGAAGACACGGATCAGAAGCGACTAGTCGATGATGCCGAAGCACGACTTTGCGAGGATCTCCAATGGGCTGGCTTGCAGTGGGACGAAGGACCACAAGTTGGTGGATCATATGGACCTTACAAACAGTCTGAGCGAAATGATATCTATCAACAGCATGCTAGGAATCTGTTAGACTCAGGTGCTGCATATAGATGCTTCTGCACACCTCAGACTTCCGGAGCGAGCGGTGGCAAAGCAGCGTATGTCACGAGTGGTTGTTACCAAGATTGCTCATCATTGCCAACTGAGCAAGCGCAAGACCGCGCCGAATCGAAGCACGAAGCATTCACGATACGTCTGAAGCAGCCTGAGAACGTACATAAGCGCGTGTACACAGACCTGATCTATGGCAAGATACAGCGTCTAAAGCGATCGCCCAGCGCCAGCCAAGGTGGGGAGGACGATTCTGGCATCGATGCTGCGGACACGATTCTCGTCAAGTCAGATGGCACGCCGACCTATCACTTTGCGAACGTCGTGGACGATCATCTAATGAAGGTGTCGCATGTCATCCGTGGTACAGAGTGGATGGCAAGCACGCCTCTACATTACGATCTTTACTCAGAATTCGGTTGGGAGCCGCCGGCATTTGCCCACGTTGGTCTCCTGGTCGATGAGAATAAGGCCAAGTTGTCGAAGCGCAGCAACACTGGACTCATTCTTGACGTGAAAGGCATGCGAGAGCAGGAAGGTATTCTACCCGAAGTGCTATGTAACTTCCTCGCGCTACTAGGTTGGAGCAATCCTGGTCGAAACGACGTCTTGGAGATGGACGAGCTCATTCGGAACTTCAACCTCAAGTTCACGAAAGGCAACACGATCGTGCGAATGGAGAAGTTGTGGTACTTGCAGAAGCAGCATGTAGCACGCAAGTGTGAAAGAGCTCGCGAGACCAAATCCGTCGAGCCAGTCCAGGACCTGGTTCAACAGATCAGAAAGGAAGCAGTAGCGACATATCAGGACGAGATCTCATCACGCTTCCCAACCACTGAAGAGCAAGACGCCTACTGCGCGCAGGTGTTGCTAGCAGACTCCAAGTCTTACCAAACGCCAAAACAGTACATCGAACGCAACCGCTACTTCTTCAAGTACGATCCTGAAGAGCTCACCCACAGCGATAACTTCGCCGATGGCGCCACGTCAATGGCCTATCAATTCCTCACGCGGAAGATGCTGGAAGACTTTGATTTCAAGCAACCATTCCTTGAGCCAGTCACGCCGACCAAGCCCTCTAGCACAACCCATGACAACGCTACCGATATTGACCACAAGTCAACCCTTATCCACGCCGCCACCAACCACTCGATCTGGCGCGCCCTCGTCAATCCCATGTGGCTCATGCTTCCCACCGATAAATACCTTGAAGCAGCCAAGTCCGGCCAGGTCCCTCAGCCTGGTGAAGAGCTCAGCCACGTTCCCTTCACAGACAAGCCGCTGGATCTTGAGGCGTATGCTAAGTTTGCTGCCGATAAGGCAAGCAATCCTGCCCTGACTGCTGCCGGGACAGAGGAGACGGTCAAGGCGTATAAGGAGTGGAACAAGGGTATGATGAGGTATTTGAGGGAGAAGCTGAGTTACGGTATGCCGGGGCCTAGTGTGGGTGTCATCATGGCGATTTTGGGGTATGAGGAGTGTTGTAAGAGGCTTGGTGCTGAGGTGCAGGGGAGGGGAGGATGGTGAGGACTTGTTTATATCACGAACCATATGTTGAAGCCTTAGATGATTCCACGAACTCAAAAGTACGCTAATAAATGCTAATGGCACAATCAGAAGATCTCAGGACATCACCTACTGGAGAACAAGAATACGTACGCACACTCAAGTCAAGATGCACAACAATCATCCTCGGTCGAATGCCTACCAGGGATCCCTTCATCCAGCATCAATACGTATGACTTGACGTCGTATGGTCGCACGCTGGATTGTTGTCAATCGCTGTTGACCTGCGCCATTCGGCCGAGGATGACTGTCGAGGATAGGTAAAATGTCTGTCTCTATATACATCCACCCAAGGTTGAGAGTCATGGGATACCATTGCGAATGAAACGCACAGGAAGGAGATATGGAGATATCCCTTAACGCATG from Fulvia fulva chromosome 2, complete sequence harbors:
- a CDS encoding DnaJ xdj1 — encoded protein: MAEEIDLYEVLGITSTSTKAEVKKAYHRAALTSHPDKVPEDQREEADIKFKAVSQAYEILIDDEKRAMYDQHGMAAFEKGQNGFPGGGPDLDDILAQMFGQGGMGGMGRDSFGMGGMGGGAGPRRRRGKGKSEMQQYEVTLEELYKGKTTKFASTKNVICSHCSGSGGKSEKVKPKTCDTCKGRGSITKLQPVGPGMVTQATVPCTTCSGKGSWYQDKDKCKKCKGERTIKQKKILELYVPRGSREGEHIVLAGEADQDPDDSEPGDIIFELVEEQHKVFNRAGADLHAELDISLSEALTGFNRVVLKHLDGRGIQLHVEQPEGKVLRPDEVLIVHGEGMPLKRSDTRGDLYLSVKINFPEDGWLKDQKAVDAVKAVLPKAEGIKFGPGETPEMVDEVQFEVIDSLEGFGAGSDDPRAAGAEWEDEDDGAGGAQCAQQ
- a CDS encoding Glutamate--tRNA ligase, mitochondrial, coding for MVLSSSVRALAKPAESWICASCRLQQGRAATRAYSACPDSRTKNAFGHHRYTQSLTKRHASTSTDGFGSSGPRNGKLPDSPARTRFAPSPTGYMHIGGLRTALFSYLLARRTKGQFILRIEDTDQKRLVDDAEARLCEDLQWAGLQWDEGPQVGGSYGPYKQSERNDIYQQHARNLLDSGAAYRCFCTPQTSGASGGKAAYVTSGCYQDCSSLPTEQAQDRAESKHEAFTIRLKQPENVHKRVYTDLIYGKIQRLKRSPSASQGGEDDSGIDAADTILVKSDGTPTYHFANVVDDHLMKVSHVIRGTEWMASTPLHYDLYSEFGWEPPAFAHVGLLVDENKAKLSKRSNTGLILDVKGMREQEGILPEVLCNFLALLGWSNPGRNDVLEMDELIRNFNLKFTKGNTIVRMEKLWYLQKQHVARKCERARETKSVEPVQDLVQQIRKEAVATYQDEISSRFPTTEEQDAYCAQVLLADSKSYQTPKQYIERNRYFFKYDPEELTHSDNFADGATSMAYQFLTRKMLEDFDFKQPFLEPVTPTKPSSTTHDNATDIDHKSTLIHAATNHSIWRALVNPMWLMLPTDKYLEAAKSGQVPQPGEELSHVPFTDKPLDLEAYAKFAADKASNPALTAAGTEETVKAYKEWNKGMMRYLREKLSYGMPGPSVGVIMAILGYEECCKRLGAEVQGRGGW